ACCCCGATGCCGTAGCAGGCGCCGAGGAACGGGAAGTCGGCCGCGACCGCCCGCTCGGCGAGCCGGTGCAGCTCGGCCTCGGCCCGGCGCTGCGCCGGCGACTTCACGTCCTCGGGGTCGGAGACGTTGAAGGGGCCGCCGCCGAGGATGATCCCGGACCACGCGGCGAGGTCGACCTCGCCGAGCGGCTCGGCCTCGAGCCGGACGCGCACCAGCTCGTCGGGGCGCAGGCCGCAGCCGGCCAGCACCGCGTCGTACTCCTGCTGGGCGACGTCGTCCTCCGCGCGGGTGCCGAGGAAGAGGAAGGGCCTCACGCCTGCGCCGCCGCGCCGTCGGCGAGCAGCCGGTCGACATCGCGTACGCCCCACGCCTCCAGCGCCTCGCGGGTGTGCTGCCCCGGCAGCGCCGGCGCGAGGCCCAGGGTGGGGGCGGTGCGCGAGAAGCGCGGCGCGGGCGCCGGCTGGGTGACCCCGTCACGCTCGACGAAGGTGCCGCGGGCGGCGAGGTGGGGGTGGGCGGGGGCCTCGGACAGGGGTACGACGGGCGCGACGCAGGCGTCCGTGCCGTCGAAGACCTCGCACCACTCGGCCTGCGTGCGCTCCTTGAACCGCCGGGTCAGCGCGTCCCGGATCTCGGCGTGGTTGGCCGGGTCGTCGCGGTCGGGCAGGTCGACGCCGATGCGCTCGACGAGCGCGGCCCAGAACTGCGGCTCGAGCGCGCCGACGCTCACGTGCCGGCCGTCGGCGGTCTCGTAGAGGTCGTACCAGGGGGTGCCGCCGTCGAGCAGGCCCGAGCGGCGGGTGCCGGTGGCGAGGCCGATCGCGGCGAACGTGGAGGCCATCGCGTTGAGGTGGGCGGTGCCGTCGACGATCGCGGCGTCCACCACCTGGCCGCGTCCGCTGGCGCGCGCCTCGAGGAGCGCGGCGAGG
The sequence above is drawn from the Nocardioides sp. zg-1228 genome and encodes:
- a CDS encoding CaiB/BaiF CoA-transferase family protein; its protein translation is MTYELGQGTGPLRGVRVVEVAGIGPGPHACMILADLGADVIRIDRPGGGMFAMGAKDVMARGRPSVALDLKHPDAVATVLDLVEQADVLVEGMRPGAIERLGLGPDTCHARNPRLVFARMTGWGQDGPWSGAAGHDMNYVAVSGALHGLGQDRDRPHFPSNLLGDFGGGSTYLVIGVLAALLEARASGRGQVVDAAIVDGTAHLNAMASTFAAIGLATGTRRSGLLDGGTPWYDLYETADGRHVSVGALEPQFWAALVERIGVDLPDRDDPANHAEIRDALTRRFKERTQAEWCEVFDGTDACVAPVVPLSEAPAHPHLAARGTFVERDGVTQPAPAPRFSRTAPTLGLAPALPGQHTREALEAWGVRDVDRLLADGAAAQA